The Montipora foliosa isolate CH-2021 chromosome 14, ASM3666993v2, whole genome shotgun sequence genome window below encodes:
- the LOC137984893 gene encoding uncharacterized protein isoform X2 yields MASGSSFIYMSPTLPGLTRTIPPTVLTPPSTSSGTPAVSHFDLDDNQKRWVVIGICLNRLLLPVLQDFVAQEIPKHYTALNRSHGLNTQVYGSHLKQDGAFQLNYASINNNWNRFKRKLAKYDYKVSSAEELGKLYLEPHMAKFTGFDNTCELSAVLGILANASCFNAAIQRNAKDVRSELRNKWGHCNFDHWTDVHFTYCFQVMEVMLRCLGLPKADEDKQVDDLRDWETKGFTLCMSCPVDHDLMKLVTIEVANLKKELEDLTVLSVDEHRNINDALQSFKNEAVKFFKRIEENQEEMSAAIADNAKDIKKIERRQDDCSENIFVLEESQRNLESSLSSVKDQQASLTSEVESLEIKHSCLDSRVRALEEGMFDAVRAFKIVQVPSRNPCFCGRRNELESIASHLKNTKNGCIHSAICGLGGVGKTSLAVEYLCRHEKEYPDGIFWISGENNEIFQRSLSEVARQIGTFTENDFSSSLSKTLQWLGKLRELWCLVVDNLDEFEMSPDMKRLLTGHWKHSARGHIIITTRREVAEISEETGIEEQFCIQLKCLTEDEGIQFLEMRSGKADDEKEARKLVRELGGLPLALDQAGAYIRCLNQSIKVYLEKYKKQKMLLLKQKKARNLVENTSPERLTVHTTWLLNFDHITRISEEMEIGKAPTLMMQVCAFIGPDDIPYELINEELQTGDDSATKSASLDSADIVSLLTKFSLFQRYRENSFSIHRLVQEVIRNQLSKKTTMDVLSCAVRVLHVAFVHTRSPASVCKSFEHDAVFCVESPPSLHLWSKLASHATYLQEKLRCFSEKYDDSVKTLLYTGETMRIFNEAGTFFAVSQEQVKAQEMQKLKLEILVKLDRSASEDVDTLPNYFIDFPLETMDYKLISHCMRQPPLVCEDLSKTSLQKKHQEEANQFREQGNRAVQDKKFEEALQLYSRAIELSPDDHRLHSNRALCHLKLEKPKDALADCEKCLSLQPNFNKALQRKTWALRDLVNSGSRGLFGQLRASLAMAFYCNPTLLNDKTFCEMFSEARSPYREIKNQAQLDFALKTIQSSETLIVHAGQYHIEGFPTFTDFQIVGLGQGVIFTGAEVCCIVAGMSCYFENVVFPKDEHEFTVICKQALVHMNHCKMSGGRKGCEDFPECNGGPGCKAASRGRPVCDRIGKFGDNAPSGLAGHPVLQISERGCALIQNCSIHECGGGGAFVASEGSYLEVRKCEIYKNRQAGLEAREGGALFASENRIFDNRFHGVLIGPDAGSAAHRWGNWRNCQRSQWSIGGAKMQRIQHPRGHLEHSK; encoded by the exons ATGGCAAGTGGCAGTTCATTTATATACATGTCACCTACGCTACCTGGGCTGACCAGGACTATTCCACCTACAGTTCTGACTCCTCCCTCTACGTCCTCTGGAACTCCTGCTG TCAGCCATTTTGACCTTGATGACAACCAGAAGAGATGGGTGGTGATTGGTATTTGTTTGAACAGGCTTTTGTTACCAGTGCTCCAAGATTTCGTGGCTCAGGAAATACCAAAACACTATACTGCATTGAATAGGTCACATGGACTTAACACACAGGTGTATGGGAGCCATTTAAAACAAGATGGAGCATTTCAGTTGAACTACGCAAGTATTAACAATAACTGGAATCGATTTAAGAGGAAATTAGCAAAATATGATTACAAAGTCTCTTCTGCTGAAGAACTGGGAAAGCTGTATCTCGAACCTCACATGGCCAAGTTTACTG GTTTTGACAACACTTGTGAACTGTCAGCAGTGTTAGGAATTCTGGCCAACGCGTCATGTTTTAACGCTGCCATTCAAAGAAATGCCAAGGATGTGCGCTCTGAATTGAGAAATAAGTGGGGCCATTGTAATTTCGATCACTGGACAGATGTTCATTTTACCTACTGCTTTCAAGTTATGGAGGTAATGCTTCGTTGTCTGGGACTTCCGAAAGCAGATGAAGATAAGCAAGTTGACGACCTTCGAGACTGGGAGACTAAAG GATTTACTCTCTGCATGAGCTGTCCTGTAGACCACGACCTGATGAAGCTCGTCACCATAGAAGTCGCAAACCTCAAGAAGGAATTAGAGGACCTGACAGTATTAAGTGTGGATGAACACAGGAATATAAACGATGCCCTTCAGAGCTTCAAGAACGAAGCTGTTAAGTTTTTCAAGCGTATAGAAGAAAACCAGGAGGAAATGTCGGCTGCAATTGCCGACAATGCTAAagacataaaaaaaattgagaggCGACAAGATGATTGTAGCGAGAACATTTTTGTTTTAGAAGAAAGTCAGCGTAATCTAGAGTCATCTTTATCATCTGTTAAAGACCAACAGGCTTCTCTTACTTCAGAGGTAGAGTCCTTAGAAATTAAACACTCCTGTTTAGATTCAAGGGTCAGGGCACTAGAAGAGGGAATGTTCGATGCGGTTAGGgcttttaaaattgttcaaGTACCCAGTCGAAATCCCTGCTTTTGTGGTCGCCGAAACGAGTTAGAAAGCATTGCATCGCatctgaaaaataccaaaaatggTTGTATTCATTCAGCCATTTGTGGGCTTGGCGGTGTGGGTAAAACCTCTCTCGCCGTAGAATATCTTTGTCGGCATGAGAAGGAATATCCAGATggcattttttggatttcaggagaaaataacgAGATTTTTCAAAGGTCTCTCAGCGAAGTAGCCCGGCAAATAGGAACTTTcacagaaaatgatttttccTCATCCCTGTCAAAAACGCTTCAGTGGCTCGGAAAACTGAGAGAGTTGTGGTGCTTGGTCGTGGATAATCTTGACGAATTTGAAATGTCACCTGACATGAAAAGGCTGCTCACTGGGCACTGGAAACACTCGGCTCGTGGTCACATTATCATTACTACAAGAAGGGAAGTGGCTGAGATAAGTGAAGAAACAGGAATCGAAGAGCAATTTTGCATTCAATTAAAGTGTTTGACAGAAGATGAGGGTATTCAATTCTTAGAGATGCGAAGCGGAAAGGCTGATGACGAGAAAGAGGCGCGTAAGCTGGTTCGTGAGCTTGGAGGACTTCCCTTGGCACTTGATCAAGCTGGAGCTTACATTCGATGCCTCAATCAATCCATAAAAGTGTATTTGGAGAAatataaaaagcaaaaaatgcttcttttgaaacaaaagaaagcccGTAATCTTGTGGAAAACACCTCTCCTGAGAGGCTGACTGTCCACACTACCTGGCTGTTAAATTTCGATCACATAACTCGAATCTCGGAAGAGATGGAAATTGGGAAAGCACCCACTTTGATGATGCAGGTTTGTGCCTTCATCGGTCCAGATGATATTCCTTATGAGTTGATCAACGAGGAGCTGCAGACAGGGGACGATTCAGCTACGAAAAGTGCTTCATTGGATTCAGCTGACATAGTGTCCCTTCTTACCAAGTTTTCATTATTTCAAAGGTACCGGGAAAATTCGTTCAGTATTCATCGTCTTGTGCAAGAAGTGATCCGAAATCAGTTGTCAAAAAAAACTACAATGGATGTTTTGTCTTGTGCAGTGCGTGTTCTTCACGTTGCATTTGTGCATACACGTTCGCCAGCATCTGTATGCAAAAGTTTTGAACACGATGCGGTGTTTTGTGTGGAGAGTCCCCCTTCATTGCACCTGTGGTCAAAATTAGCTTCACATGCCACCTATTTGCAAGAGAAGTTACGTTGCTTTTCAGAGAAATACGACGACTCAGTCAAAACTTTGCTGTATACAGGTGAAACCATGCGCATTTTTAATGAAGCGGGcacttttttcgctgtttccCAAGAACAAGTTAAGGCTCaagaaatgcaaaaattgaAGCTGGAAATCCTAGTTAAACTCGACAGGTCGGCTTCAGAGGACGTCGACACACTGCCAAACTATTTCATTGATTTCCCTTTAGAAACCATGGACTACAAGCTGATATCACACTGTATGCGTCAACCGCCGCTGGTATGCGAGGACTTGAGTAAAACATCTCTTCAAAAGAAACACCAGGAAGAAGCAAACCAGTTCAGAGAACAAGGCAATCGTGCAGTACAAGACAAGAAGTTCGAAGAAGCTTTACAACTTTATTCAAGGGCAATTGAATTGTCACCAGATGACCACAGATTACACTCCAACCGGGCTTTGTGCCATCTAAAACTTGAGAAGCCAAAAGATGCTCTAGCTGATTGCGAAAAATGTCTTTCATTACAACCCAATTTCAACAAGGCACTACAACGCAAGACGTGGGCCCTACGCGATCTTGTAAACAGTGGGTCTAGGGGATTATTTGGGCAATTAAGGGCATCATTGGCGATGGCCTTCTACTGTAACCCAACTCTTCTCAATGACAAAACGTTTTGTGAGATGTTTTCGGAAGCACGTTCCCCTtacagagaaataaaaaatcagGCACAATTGGATTTTGCGCTTAAAACGATTCAAAGTAGCGAAACTTTAATAGTTCACGCAGGACAGTATCACATCGAAGGTTTTCCTACTTTCACGGATTTCCAGATTGTAGGTCTCGGGCAAGGCGTTATTTTTACCGGTGCAGAAGTGTGTTGTATCGTAGCTGGTATGAGTTGCTATTTCGAGAATGTCGTTTTTCCCAAAGACGAACATGAATTTACCGTAATATGCAAACAAGCACTTGTTCACATGAACCACTGCAAAATGTCAGGGGGAAGGAAAGGTTGTGAAGATTTTCCAGAGTGTAACGGAGGTCCAGGATGCAAAGCCGCTTCTCGAGGAAGACCTGTTTGTGATCGGATTGGAAAATTTGGAGATAATGCCCCCTCCGGTCTAGCTGGCCATCCCGTTTTACAAATTTCCGAAAGAGGATGTGCACTTATTCAAAACTGCTCGATTCACGAGTGCGGCGGTGGAGGTGCTTTTGTTGCATCGGAGGGTTCATATTTAGAGGTCCGAAAATGTGAAATATACAAGAATCGACAGGCTGGTCTGGAAGCAAGAGAAGGCGGGGCTCTTTTTGCCTCCGAGAACAGGATATTTGACAATAGATTTCATGGTGTTTTGATAGGCCCGGATGCAG GTTCAGCTGCACATCGTTGGGGCAATTGGAGAAATTGCCAAAGATCCCAATGGTCCATTGGAGGTGCTAAGATGCAAAGGATACAACACCCTCGTGGACATCTTGAACATTCCAAATGA
- the LOC137984893 gene encoding uncharacterized protein isoform X1: MASGSSFIYMSPTLPGLTRTIPPTVLTPPSTSSGTPAVSHFDLDDNQKRWVVIGICLNRLLLPVLQDFVAQEIPKHYTALNRSHGLNTQVYGSHLKQDGAFQLNYASINNNWNRFKRKLAKYDYKVSSAEELGKLYLEPHMAKFTGFDNTCELSAVLGILANASCFNAAIQRNAKDVRSELRNKWGHCNFDHWTDVHFTYCFQVMEVMLRCLGLPKADEDKQVDDLRDWETKGFTLCMSCPVDHDLMKLVTIEVANLKKELEDLTVLSVDEHRNINDALQSFKNEAVKFFKRIEENQEEMSAAIADNAKDIKKIERRQDDCSENIFVLEESQRNLESSLSSVKDQQASLTSEVESLEIKHSCLDSRVRALEEGMFDAVRAFKIVQVPSRNPCFCGRRNELESIASHLKNTKNGCIHSAICGLGGVGKTSLAVEYLCRHEKEYPDGIFWISGENNEIFQRSLSEVARQIGTFTENDFSSSLSKTLQWLGKLRELWCLVVDNLDEFEMSPDMKRLLTGHWKHSARGHIIITTRREVAEISEETGIEEQFCIQLKCLTEDEGIQFLEMRSGKADDEKEARKLVRELGGLPLALDQAGAYIRCLNQSIKVYLEKYKKQKMLLLKQKKARNLVENTSPERLTVHTTWLLNFDHITRISEEMEIGKAPTLMMQVCAFIGPDDIPYELINEELQTGDDSATKSASLDSADIVSLLTKFSLFQRYRENSFSIHRLVQEVIRNQLSKKTTMDVLSCAVRVLHVAFVHTRSPASVCKSFEHDAVFCVESPPSLHLWSKLASHATYLQEKLRCFSEKYDDSVKTLLYTGETMRIFNEAGTFFAVSQEQVKAQEMQKLKLEILVKLDRSASEDVDTLPNYFIDFPLETMDYKLISHCMRQPPLVCEDLSKTSLQKKHQEEANQFREQGNRAVQDKKFEEALQLYSRAIELSPDDHRLHSNRALCHLKLEKPKDALADCEKCLSLQPNFNKALQRKTWALRDLVNSGSRGLFGQLRASLAMAFYCNPTLLNDKTFCEMFSEARSPYREIKNQAQLDFALKTIQSSETLIVHAGQYHIEGFPTFTDFQIVGLGQGVIFTGAEVCCIVAGMSCYFENVVFPKDEHEFTVICKQALVHMNHCKMSGGRKGCEDFPECNGGPGCKAASRGRPVCDRIGKFGDNAPSGLAGHPVLQISERGCALIQNCSIHECGGGGAFVASEGSYLEVRKCEIYKNRQAGLEAREGGALFASENRIFDNRFHGVLIGPDAGECKIIGNKVFENAKEGIYSLNNKNKIVISDNQIHHNGPFGISMDNNSCVSISDNEIFENGFWGINAKSRTNANITGNAISRNKCGGIFIGVNYSGRVVLESNVVRDHSGPWLEHQGTQLNSQVNQGPLLASPIFSRFFYLPEGEKSVYSRPPILKENTEINNKEGISHPIEVAQRLYNGCVFCRRSRSESKCHLNCPGCHIAFYCSEECQTRHLPTHKPLCMALKSRYSVTVEICPIAILQGSRGLRTFGTHLKGIGKGPKLKRGSRDKFIVKIQTNHLNSHPLQNLMVYDRSLSLDQCTIQSPEIFTVIMECGVLGALHKFTSQKAYFWAIFAEGGKKLTVFLDHLAPYQEW, from the exons ATGGCAAGTGGCAGTTCATTTATATACATGTCACCTACGCTACCTGGGCTGACCAGGACTATTCCACCTACAGTTCTGACTCCTCCCTCTACGTCCTCTGGAACTCCTGCTG TCAGCCATTTTGACCTTGATGACAACCAGAAGAGATGGGTGGTGATTGGTATTTGTTTGAACAGGCTTTTGTTACCAGTGCTCCAAGATTTCGTGGCTCAGGAAATACCAAAACACTATACTGCATTGAATAGGTCACATGGACTTAACACACAGGTGTATGGGAGCCATTTAAAACAAGATGGAGCATTTCAGTTGAACTACGCAAGTATTAACAATAACTGGAATCGATTTAAGAGGAAATTAGCAAAATATGATTACAAAGTCTCTTCTGCTGAAGAACTGGGAAAGCTGTATCTCGAACCTCACATGGCCAAGTTTACTG GTTTTGACAACACTTGTGAACTGTCAGCAGTGTTAGGAATTCTGGCCAACGCGTCATGTTTTAACGCTGCCATTCAAAGAAATGCCAAGGATGTGCGCTCTGAATTGAGAAATAAGTGGGGCCATTGTAATTTCGATCACTGGACAGATGTTCATTTTACCTACTGCTTTCAAGTTATGGAGGTAATGCTTCGTTGTCTGGGACTTCCGAAAGCAGATGAAGATAAGCAAGTTGACGACCTTCGAGACTGGGAGACTAAAG GATTTACTCTCTGCATGAGCTGTCCTGTAGACCACGACCTGATGAAGCTCGTCACCATAGAAGTCGCAAACCTCAAGAAGGAATTAGAGGACCTGACAGTATTAAGTGTGGATGAACACAGGAATATAAACGATGCCCTTCAGAGCTTCAAGAACGAAGCTGTTAAGTTTTTCAAGCGTATAGAAGAAAACCAGGAGGAAATGTCGGCTGCAATTGCCGACAATGCTAAagacataaaaaaaattgagaggCGACAAGATGATTGTAGCGAGAACATTTTTGTTTTAGAAGAAAGTCAGCGTAATCTAGAGTCATCTTTATCATCTGTTAAAGACCAACAGGCTTCTCTTACTTCAGAGGTAGAGTCCTTAGAAATTAAACACTCCTGTTTAGATTCAAGGGTCAGGGCACTAGAAGAGGGAATGTTCGATGCGGTTAGGgcttttaaaattgttcaaGTACCCAGTCGAAATCCCTGCTTTTGTGGTCGCCGAAACGAGTTAGAAAGCATTGCATCGCatctgaaaaataccaaaaatggTTGTATTCATTCAGCCATTTGTGGGCTTGGCGGTGTGGGTAAAACCTCTCTCGCCGTAGAATATCTTTGTCGGCATGAGAAGGAATATCCAGATggcattttttggatttcaggagaaaataacgAGATTTTTCAAAGGTCTCTCAGCGAAGTAGCCCGGCAAATAGGAACTTTcacagaaaatgatttttccTCATCCCTGTCAAAAACGCTTCAGTGGCTCGGAAAACTGAGAGAGTTGTGGTGCTTGGTCGTGGATAATCTTGACGAATTTGAAATGTCACCTGACATGAAAAGGCTGCTCACTGGGCACTGGAAACACTCGGCTCGTGGTCACATTATCATTACTACAAGAAGGGAAGTGGCTGAGATAAGTGAAGAAACAGGAATCGAAGAGCAATTTTGCATTCAATTAAAGTGTTTGACAGAAGATGAGGGTATTCAATTCTTAGAGATGCGAAGCGGAAAGGCTGATGACGAGAAAGAGGCGCGTAAGCTGGTTCGTGAGCTTGGAGGACTTCCCTTGGCACTTGATCAAGCTGGAGCTTACATTCGATGCCTCAATCAATCCATAAAAGTGTATTTGGAGAAatataaaaagcaaaaaatgcttcttttgaaacaaaagaaagcccGTAATCTTGTGGAAAACACCTCTCCTGAGAGGCTGACTGTCCACACTACCTGGCTGTTAAATTTCGATCACATAACTCGAATCTCGGAAGAGATGGAAATTGGGAAAGCACCCACTTTGATGATGCAGGTTTGTGCCTTCATCGGTCCAGATGATATTCCTTATGAGTTGATCAACGAGGAGCTGCAGACAGGGGACGATTCAGCTACGAAAAGTGCTTCATTGGATTCAGCTGACATAGTGTCCCTTCTTACCAAGTTTTCATTATTTCAAAGGTACCGGGAAAATTCGTTCAGTATTCATCGTCTTGTGCAAGAAGTGATCCGAAATCAGTTGTCAAAAAAAACTACAATGGATGTTTTGTCTTGTGCAGTGCGTGTTCTTCACGTTGCATTTGTGCATACACGTTCGCCAGCATCTGTATGCAAAAGTTTTGAACACGATGCGGTGTTTTGTGTGGAGAGTCCCCCTTCATTGCACCTGTGGTCAAAATTAGCTTCACATGCCACCTATTTGCAAGAGAAGTTACGTTGCTTTTCAGAGAAATACGACGACTCAGTCAAAACTTTGCTGTATACAGGTGAAACCATGCGCATTTTTAATGAAGCGGGcacttttttcgctgtttccCAAGAACAAGTTAAGGCTCaagaaatgcaaaaattgaAGCTGGAAATCCTAGTTAAACTCGACAGGTCGGCTTCAGAGGACGTCGACACACTGCCAAACTATTTCATTGATTTCCCTTTAGAAACCATGGACTACAAGCTGATATCACACTGTATGCGTCAACCGCCGCTGGTATGCGAGGACTTGAGTAAAACATCTCTTCAAAAGAAACACCAGGAAGAAGCAAACCAGTTCAGAGAACAAGGCAATCGTGCAGTACAAGACAAGAAGTTCGAAGAAGCTTTACAACTTTATTCAAGGGCAATTGAATTGTCACCAGATGACCACAGATTACACTCCAACCGGGCTTTGTGCCATCTAAAACTTGAGAAGCCAAAAGATGCTCTAGCTGATTGCGAAAAATGTCTTTCATTACAACCCAATTTCAACAAGGCACTACAACGCAAGACGTGGGCCCTACGCGATCTTGTAAACAGTGGGTCTAGGGGATTATTTGGGCAATTAAGGGCATCATTGGCGATGGCCTTCTACTGTAACCCAACTCTTCTCAATGACAAAACGTTTTGTGAGATGTTTTCGGAAGCACGTTCCCCTtacagagaaataaaaaatcagGCACAATTGGATTTTGCGCTTAAAACGATTCAAAGTAGCGAAACTTTAATAGTTCACGCAGGACAGTATCACATCGAAGGTTTTCCTACTTTCACGGATTTCCAGATTGTAGGTCTCGGGCAAGGCGTTATTTTTACCGGTGCAGAAGTGTGTTGTATCGTAGCTGGTATGAGTTGCTATTTCGAGAATGTCGTTTTTCCCAAAGACGAACATGAATTTACCGTAATATGCAAACAAGCACTTGTTCACATGAACCACTGCAAAATGTCAGGGGGAAGGAAAGGTTGTGAAGATTTTCCAGAGTGTAACGGAGGTCCAGGATGCAAAGCCGCTTCTCGAGGAAGACCTGTTTGTGATCGGATTGGAAAATTTGGAGATAATGCCCCCTCCGGTCTAGCTGGCCATCCCGTTTTACAAATTTCCGAAAGAGGATGTGCACTTATTCAAAACTGCTCGATTCACGAGTGCGGCGGTGGAGGTGCTTTTGTTGCATCGGAGGGTTCATATTTAGAGGTCCGAAAATGTGAAATATACAAGAATCGACAGGCTGGTCTGGAAGCAAGAGAAGGCGGGGCTCTTTTTGCCTCCGAGAACAGGATATTTGACAATAGATTTCATGGTGTTTTGATAGGCCCGGATGCAGGTGAGTGCAAAATCATCGGCAACAAGGTCTTCGAAAATGCTAAAGAGGGTATCTACTCCTTAAATAACAAGAACAAGATAGTTATAAGTGATAATCAAATTCATCATAACGGACCGTTTGGTATTTCTATGGATAATAACTCTTGTGTCTCGATCAGTGACAACGAAATATTCGAAAACGGATTCTGGGGAATTAATGCCAAATCACGAACAAATGCAAATATTACCGGTAATGCTATCTCGAGAAACAAATGCGGTGGAATTTTTATCGGCGTTAACTATTCTGGTCGTGTTGTGTTGGAATCTAACGTCGTTCGAGACCACAGTGGCCCATGGCTGGAGCACCAGGGCACTCAGTTAAATTCTCAAGTGAATCAAGGGCCTCTATTAGCGAGCCCCATTTTTTCACGCTTTTTCTATCTTCCAGAAGGAGAAAAGTCCGTTTACTCGAGGCCTCCCATTCTTAAAGAAAACACAGAAATTAACAACAAGGAAGGAATTTCTCACCCCATTGAGGTAGCGCAGCGTCTTTATAATGGTTGTGTGTTTTGCCGTCGCTCCCGCAGTGAATCAAAATGCCACTTAAATTGTCCTGGTTGTCACATTGCATTCTATTGCAGCGAAGAATGCCAAACGAGGCACTTACCCACACATAAGCCATTGTGCATGGCGCTGAAAAGCCGTTATTCTGTAACAGTAGAGATTTGTCCTATTGCGATTTTGCAGGGCTCTCGTGGGCTTCGAACGTTTGGAACGCATTTGAAAGGAATAGGGAAAGGTCCGAAGCTTAAACGAGGCAGTCGCGATAAGTTCATCGTTAAAATCCAAACCAACCATCTCAATTCCCACCCACTGCAAAATCTTATGGTGTACGACAGAAGCCTAAGTCTGGACCAGTGCACTATTCAAAGCCCTGAGATCTTCACTGTGATAATGGAATGCGGTGTGCTTGGGGCTTTACACAAATTTACAAGCCAGAAGGCTTACTTCTGGGCCATTTTTGCGGAAGGAGGAAAGAAGTTAACCGTTTTTCTTGATCACTTGGCTCCTTACCAGGAATGGTAA